Below is a genomic region from Helianthus annuus cultivar XRQ/B chromosome 2, HanXRQr2.0-SUNRISE, whole genome shotgun sequence.
TGTTTTCGATGATGATTCGTCCATTCACAAACAAGAATGTAACATCATCAAGGTAAAGCGAAGAGTTCTTAGAATCGTTGAAAATACTATTTTCTCCCAATTGTTCAAATATAAATTTTGTGTTGGGATTTCAGATGGCTCAAAATGGATTTTGGGGATTTGTAGACATGGCTAGTGGAAAGTATCTATGGAGGAACCTAAACCAGATTAAGCAAGATGAGAAAACGAAAAGTTCTTAAAACCATTGATCCTTGGGTTTGACTAAAAGTCAAACCTTATCGCGATCTTAGTTTTCATGTATCAGCAATGTCAAACCACTTCTTTTATATGTACCGTCAATGTTTAACTGTACAGATCTTCATATTTATGTAAACATGGTGTTAATGCCATCTCAAGAGTTAAGATAATCCTCGTCTTCGACCCGTTTGCGTATAAATAGGTCAAGTTAGACTATACTTTATCCCGGTCAACCAAAACCAGTGACTAGTTACCCAACCCGCTCATTTTGTCATGTCATGAAGTAAACACTAATTCGAGATTCACCCCAATCCACtaaaaaaacctttttttgtTAGAAGTTCCATAAGTTGAGCATTTTAGTTGGGGCTATACTATATAATACTATTTACAAATAATTTTTCTAATTGACACTATAAACATTACTATAACTATGATGTAGCTTCAATTCAGATCAGCCTGAAGCTTAAAAGACATGTAGAGAAGAGTAAGAACGGCACCTTGTGGAAGTGGGGCCGCCCTTGCCAGAACCGACCCGACCCACATGGATACCGCCCCTAGTGCAACAACATTACTGCTGGCTTTTCCGCATATCCAACTAGCGAACGGGAGGCATAACGCAAGCATAATTCCACCTCGACCCCCCATCATCCATGCAACCAAATAACCGACCTTATACCCACCGTCCAACTCCGGGTCAAGCAAAGCCGTCACGCTGCTAAAGGTTAAAGACAGTTTTGCCCCTATAGTTTTCAGTAAGAATAGGGAGAGAAACGCAGATCTTACGACATTAATGAAAGAACCTCTTTCATTGGTTACACCATCCACCTCATCAAAACCATACCCTTTGCGGTATTTCATTTTCTGTCTTGAATCAGACCACCTGTGTGTTTTCATTTCATATTCGAAGTTGATGTTGTGTGTCCTCCATGGTGGGCTGCTTTTTGGTTGAAAATGGAGTGATTTGTCGTACTGGCTTCTTGTTGTGTTATTAGACAAAACCTGCCAGAGCCAGATATTGTGGTAACATGTATATTAAATATCTCAGGAACTTCATTTATAGTAATCAAGCTGAAAAGGAATTGTCACACGGATCATTGAAGTATTTGTTATATTTCGTATTTGCAATAGTTAAACATAATTAAGATATAGCTAGTACAGAGCAACAAAATCTGATAAAACATTCTTAAGATAATGCAGTACTAAAAGTTTGTATTCATAGGGTAAAAGTCTCCTAAATCTAGGAAGTGTACAAAGACGCAATGGATCGCAAAATACAATACCGAGGAAAAAAAGACACCATGAATcgcaaaaaagacacaatgacgcaaataaaaaaagacacaatgctaaataaaaagacacaatgatctaAACAGAAAATCTAAAATCTACAAGGTAAAAATCCAAAAGCGAAAACCTAAATTCTAAGATCGTAGAGTTTGACGAAACGGTTCCAATGCCACTAGAATGAGCTCAATCAGAGTCCGTTTGATACCCTTCCTACGACTTGCTATTTTTAGGAGACGATGTATTTGAACCTTTCCCTGTGTTCATATCCCTAGAACCTCACACTATTAGAGAAATTATGATACGGTAAATTACGATATAAAGCATTTTTATGTAAATTATGATATAAAGCATTTTGATCCTATATTATCGTATTTTAAAATTATTATCTAATATTTTATTATACAATCATTGTGTTAAGAGTGTCATTATTTAGAATGCAAATATAGTTATGTAGGGACTAGGGAATATGAAGATATAATTTCAGTCACCATTtagttattatttaattaatactAAAACCAATATAACAGACGGCCTAAAGAACTGGTTGTAACGGCCGGGCCCAAACAGGCCCACACTTTTGGGTATTTGACCAGATAAGACAGAGACTGGACCATCAGAGTCTCTAGCAGTTTTggcaaagttggggactaaatgcgttacaaagtgcaaaccactgggaccatccgtgtacttcaGGAAAACTAGGGACCAGATCCAAATCTTtcgtaaaccacagggaccatctgtctAGTTTACTCTAGCATTAATCACAAAAGGATCAATACACACCACATATAAGTCAACCTCATTTATATTTACAGTAAGATCAGCAGTGATTAAATTCTAAAAACTATCCTAATGACTGAGCCCTTTTCACATTTTCAAACTACAAAAAGGATAGCTCATTAGCTCCACCTAATATCAGAAGGGATGCTCTACAAAAGAAAAATTTTGGGCACCTTATAATTTATCTGAATATATATTATATTACCCTCTACGGACACTATCAAAAGATGGAAAAAGTAAAATTTTAATAGTCAATACGATCACCATCAATATGCACGTACATTATATTACCATGTTTTAGTTTACATATTCCTAAGTGatatatacatatttaacaaACAATATGATATGACCCATGTAGTTATGCATTACGAATCAATGGACAAAATACTGCTAAAGAAACCACTGGTGTATATTGTCAAAGAAGAAAACTCACTATACATAATTGATGATATCCCACAAATAGCTGTAAGATCATAATCCTTTTAAACCAAAGGCAAAATAATTTGATTATTTtcaagttatttatttatttattattattattattattattattttttttttttttgctgtttTCTTCCTTATGCCGCCTTAACCAGAAAATATGTTGATTAAATGAAAACAGTTACAAGGTTTACTAATTTGTTGCCATATCATGTCACACTAAACACAGATATTAATCATTTAATCACATAAACATATTGAAAccaaagaaaaataaaataaaatctaaCCTCATATGCAAGATGGACGCTTTTGAACACCTCACTAGCTTGtgaatccttgttaacatctggaTGATACTGACATGAGTAAATTATCATCAATAATGACAATTGTTATACTTATCATTTATGCATGCCATATAAGATTACTCACTAGTCACTACATAGAAAAAGGCCCAATGAGACTGCATGGCTTTATGGCCAACAAATATTGTTCCCAAAACAGAAGTGATTGAGTGAAAGCATAGCACAAATTTAAAGTTACAATAAAAAAGCAGAAAAAAATACCATAGCAATGACTATGGCGTATGCAAGATTGTCTTTTAGCGTTTCCTTTTAGAAATCAGAATTTAATTTAAAAAGCGTGTTCTATATTAGGGAGTTTTTATCAACCAACTTAGATCCAACTAGCCTTGCAGAAGTATGATGTTGAATTCAATAATCTGAGGCTAAGGCAAACAAGGTCTACATATTTAATATAGTAACACTCATTTTTCAGGTCATAATGGTCAAGGTAAAGCCAGTCCCTCATGCTACTACCAGTAATCACTGTTTACCTTTTAATAGTTGAGTTGAGTTACTTTGCTTTTGCTCTCATTTGTAAAATCAAGTGATCAACATTGACGCAAAACCTTAATAGTTAACCCTCTAACTCGCAACTGTAAACAGCTGTCAAGAAAAACATTGGTCTTCACCAATTTTGTTCAGGTTCTATTTCCGTTTATGTAATACCTGTAAGTTGTAACTAATCTAGTTCAGTCCGTGTTCTTTTTCACCTACGATCACTTGTTAATAGTCTATATTAAGCAAAGCAGCAAACAATAAACGAACAATTATTATAGCATTAACCTTCAATCCACTGTAGTTAATATAATGTGAACTCCTTAGCAAGTTAGAATACAGACAATCTACCATCTAGAAAAGTAATAAATTTATCCACTAACCAAACACTTCATTTCAGTTCTTATCCTTTCTTCCACATGCACATGCTTATCAAATTTTCTGATCAATCTAACCACAATCTCCCCAGAGTTGTTTACAATGTCTGTTGGATTCGTAGGCCTTGTGGGCCCAACGAGGGCTTAGCTTGGGAAGCAAGTTTGCTAAACCCTAACTAGTCTCTACAAATTGAATCTATGTACTTGTAATTTGAGTGTCTCTTCAATAAAGAATAACCTATTTGCCACCCGTGGACATAGGTCAGTTTAGACCGAACAACGTAAATCCATGCTTTCGcattttgtgtttgtgtttgtgttggTGTGTGCGTGATCCTAAGGCTCTTCGGTATGGTGACGGAGATGAAGATGGGACGGGATGAAGACGGAGGGGGCGGGATGGGGTGACGGAGAGGACGTCGGAGAGAGAAGAAAGGGGGCCCACCATTTGAATCGTCCTCAACGTCGATATTCCGACGTTGAAGACGGGGACGGAGCTCGACGGGAGGGGGGCGGGATGGGGTGGCGCCGGCGCCGGGCGGAGACGGGGTGGACGACGCCACCATACCGAGCAGCCTAACAATTTTAATTCTTCTCTCCTGGTTATTAATCTCCTAAACCTAGTTACCAAAACAATCTCAAACTTAAAATATCATACCAAACAGAAAACAAACAACTAAATGCAACATATTCCACAATTTTCCTCTTCTAGAATCAACTCAAACGACATACAAACTGTTAACCAAAATCTAGTTCTCGGTTATCACGTAACTTCACACAGATGTTAATTTCAGCCCTAACATGATGCTTAATCACGAATCGTTCACCTCGATTATCACGTAATCTCACACAGACGTTAATTTCAGCCCTAATGTAACTCGTAACAACACAAATTGAAATCACACACACACGCACTGTGAATCTGTAACTATATACCTTTCGAGCGAGTAGACGATATGCTTTTTTGATATCGGATTGTGAAGCGTCTGTTGATAGACCTAGAACGGCGTAATGATCCTGCTGGTTGTTTGCGACGGAGAACGTAACGGCGATCGGACGGCGGCGGATCGACGGAGAAGTGGTGGAACGGAAATTGAGGTTGCGGTTGTAGCTGCGATGGAGAGAGAAGGTGGTGCCGGTGCCGGCGAAAGATGCCGGCACCGGAAGTAAACGAGACTGCATGGTTTAAGTTTGTGTTGAAAAGACACCTGTGAATTTGAGTGACTTGTAAAATACAGAGACTCAGCATGCAAGAACCAAAAAGGGGGACAAAGAGTGATTGCACCCTTAAACGATACATTGGGACCCAAATTACACTTTACTCGAAGACTGGATATTAGGGGTGAATCTACCTGTGTAAGTCCTTTGACGTTCTAgtgttaggggctgtttggtagcatcTGAATAGTTATTAAGAGGCTatctcttaatggaaccattaagaattttaccaatgagaaggtagaagaatgtgacatgcgatgatttaccattcagaggttacttcttaaccattcagacttgatgttacctcttattcattcagaggtttttaaccattaagaggtagtagcatctgaatggtcattaagaggctaccaaacagccccttactgtaaattttggaaaaaaattaaTGTTTTTTCAATTCCGTTATCCCTTTTTTGACATGTTGCCCCTATGAGTATTTTTAGATCCGCCGCTGCTAGATATTATCATAAATACAATAAAAAAGTAACTTAATTTTGATTAAACGATCTTCCGTTGCATACATGTTTTTTTtattgaacggcaaatttggattactgacggaccactggagtatcatcgtgtcaccagcggaaccacccgatcatatccatctccactaggcataatgcctatacaccacgAACCCAAGACCTATTGGTCCTAAAATCTTATCTCACCCCTAAGatgtcactaggctataaagccatggagTACGTTGCATACTTGTTAATCAACTGTGTAGAACTAGACATCTGGCCTGATACTGTGGCTTTAATACATTTAATAATTGgaattttatatttaatattatgtAACGTTGTAAGCAATTATGAAAAAAGAGTTTGTAAATTGATTTTTAAACTAGTGTTAAGCATCCCGTGTTGCGGCGGAAGCGTAAAACCGTGTCAAATAGCTTCAATGTCATACCATTATGGGCGACCATCAACACTGAATTTGCGACGaaaaaattagaccgaaacgtaaaacatagaaaataataactaagtcgatctaggacccacacattatgacgaacttgtcaaacaggAAGAAGATAGACGATGCAAAAACGTTGAACTACACACGTACATTGCATCGTATTAACTCGCAAAACTTAGAATGAAGCGTAAAACggaacgtaaaaacgttgaacgaCACACGCACGTtacgccgtgttaactcgcaaaatttagaacgaagcgtaaaacaaaaaaattgtgaaatatgaaaagtataggagaacaaagttgaaagtaaaaaagtacATGCGTAAAGATCAACATTTCATATAAGTTATTCAAACAAATCCTTATACGTGTAAAATAGGCTCCACACAAAAAAAAAGTCATAAGGTGCGAGAAGTAGGGTTTCGCTTAAGGTAACACGAAACTAGTAATCTACGCGAAATCTATTACAGGAAAAAAGTGTTAACTGAAATCTATAATTTTGCGTATAAGTAAGGATTTTCTATCAaacgtaatatatatatatatctcgcTTGAAAAAGCCACGCAAAATATGTTAAGCGATAGGTACATGTCTAATTTGATGGAACCCTAAACGAGTTGTAGTGACGACTGTTACGTTGTAGGTCTGATAACAAAGTAAGATTCTAACTTTATGCATCCATATACTTCGAAATTAACGTATATAATCATCCCATACAAAACCTTTTGTGAAATAATGACCTTTATAAGAAAACCTATATTTTTTAGCTTTGTTTGAACCAAACCGAATAGAATGCCCTCAAAACTCCTTTACTTAGCTCGAAAACAACCTCAAATAACACTAAAAACCACATCACCCGATCCTTGATTTGCAAAA
It encodes:
- the LOC110926291 gene encoding dnaJ homolog subfamily C member 10 — protein: MQSRLLPVPASFAGTGTTFSLHRSYNRNLNFRSTTSPSIRRRPIAVTFSVANNQQDHYAVLGLSTDASQSDIKKAYRLLARKYHPDVNKDSQASEVFKSVHLAYEVLSNNTTRSQYDKSLHFQPKSSPPWRTHNINFEYEMKTHRWSDSRQKMKYRKGYGFDEVDGVTNERGSFINVVRSAFLSLFLLKTIGAKLSLTFSSVTALLDPELDGGYKVGYLVAWMMGGRGGIMLALCLPFASWICGKASSNVVALGAVSMWVGSVLARAAPLPQGAVLTLLYMSFKLQADLN
- the LOC110926301 gene encoding uncharacterized protein LOC110926301, which produces MCPMRFLLVFLSAILAGYMAWKSVRTSSETDNNVFDDDSSIHKQECNIIKMAQNGFWGFVDMASGKYLWRNLNQIKQDEKTKSS